A window of the Natrinema salifodinae genome harbors these coding sequences:
- a CDS encoding universal stress protein, translating to MTLLVPFDGSELAMQALERASAFGDLLDEEVVVLTVVPDDAEYARERGWITHGEPFNTEAIAAGMQTRAQEVAPEATFRTERVSSDEPTATSTTNVVREIRRVAAEIEASVVFIGSENAGSVIAPQSSVGSPVASDHRYDVYVVRAPDHEIDPEEIADIDSTQDGL from the coding sequence ATGACACTGCTCGTTCCGTTCGACGGCTCGGAGTTGGCAATGCAGGCGCTCGAGCGCGCGTCGGCGTTCGGCGACCTGCTGGACGAAGAAGTCGTCGTCCTGACGGTGGTTCCCGACGACGCCGAGTACGCGCGCGAGCGCGGCTGGATCACACACGGTGAGCCGTTCAACACGGAGGCGATCGCCGCGGGAATGCAGACCCGCGCCCAAGAAGTCGCGCCGGAGGCCACGTTTCGGACCGAACGAGTCAGCTCCGACGAACCGACCGCGACGTCGACGACGAACGTCGTCCGCGAAATCCGGCGCGTCGCCGCCGAGATCGAGGCGTCGGTCGTCTTCATCGGGTCGGAGAACGCCGGCTCCGTCATCGCGCCCCAATCGAGCGTCGGCAGCCCGGTCGCGAGCGACCACCGCTACGACGTCTACGTCGTTCGCGCGCCCGATCACGAGATCGATCCCGAGGAGATCGCCGACATCGACTCGACCCAGGACGGCCTCTGA
- a CDS encoding universal stress protein, whose amino-acid sequence MYDSILVATDGSEAATTAVEHATALAGRFDAQLYGIAVVDERTAYDSGIVDPEEAERHRRERATAWLEELEATAAATDPAVSVETTVRSGVPHEEIIDYAAECDAGAIVVGARGRSSFKGALLGSTVERVVRAADRPVLVVGGTGESAEETAGRSSGDASSGQ is encoded by the coding sequence ATGTACGACTCGATTCTGGTCGCGACCGACGGGAGCGAGGCCGCGACGACTGCGGTCGAGCACGCGACTGCGCTCGCGGGCCGATTCGACGCGCAACTGTACGGAATCGCCGTCGTCGACGAGCGGACCGCCTACGACTCCGGAATCGTCGATCCCGAAGAGGCCGAGCGCCACCGACGGGAGCGCGCGACGGCCTGGCTCGAGGAGTTGGAGGCGACAGCGGCGGCAACGGATCCGGCCGTTTCCGTCGAGACGACGGTCCGATCGGGCGTTCCCCACGAGGAGATCATCGACTACGCAGCAGAGTGCGACGCCGGTGCGATCGTCGTCGGCGCTCGCGGCCGTTCGTCGTTCAAGGGGGCGCTGCTTGGCAGCACCGTCGAGCGAGTCGTCAGGGCCGCGGATCGACCGGTGTTGGTCGTCGGCGGGACAGGCGAGTCCGCCGAGGAGACGGCGGGCCGGTCGTCGGGCGACGCCAGCAGCGGCCAGTAA
- a CDS encoding TOBE domain-containing protein has protein sequence MEKDFDPFLQIEDVAVDRSDVEMLRAIEEQGSLSGAAEALDRSYSRLQQRVVALEEAIGPLVERTRGGADGGGSSLTDAARDLLARFDRLVAAYEGVARVDETVFSGPVVDRDGELGTVATEAGKILAVVPDDAEAASVTIRSDAVSLHAPSDTPRAEATSVRNRFPGTVSWLEAGDAVVRVGVALEAANREGGEDGDDGEDETTELMALVTRRSVEALDLDPGRSIVASVKATAARGVVTESNGG, from the coding sequence ATCGAGAAGGATTTCGACCCGTTCCTACAGATCGAGGACGTCGCCGTCGACCGCAGCGACGTCGAGATGCTTCGCGCGATCGAGGAGCAGGGCTCGCTGTCGGGCGCGGCCGAGGCCCTCGACCGTTCCTATTCCCGCCTCCAGCAGCGGGTAGTCGCCCTGGAGGAGGCGATCGGCCCGCTGGTCGAGCGCACCCGCGGCGGGGCCGACGGCGGCGGCAGTTCCCTGACCGACGCCGCCAGGGACCTGCTGGCGCGGTTCGATCGCCTGGTCGCCGCCTACGAGGGGGTCGCCCGCGTCGACGAGACGGTGTTCTCCGGGCCGGTGGTCGATCGCGACGGCGAACTCGGGACCGTCGCGACCGAGGCGGGCAAGATTCTGGCGGTCGTCCCGGACGACGCGGAGGCCGCTTCGGTAACGATCCGCTCCGACGCGGTCAGCCTGCACGCGCCAAGCGACACGCCCCGCGCCGAGGCGACGAGCGTCCGGAACCGCTTTCCGGGGACCGTCTCGTGGCTCGAGGCCGGTGACGCCGTCGTCCGCGTCGGAGTCGCACTCGAGGCCGCGAACCGTGAGGGCGGCGAGGACGGAGACGATGGCGAGGACGAGACCACCGAACTCATGGCACTCGTCACCCGCCGCAGCGTCGAGGCGCTCGACCTCGATCCGGGCCGATCGATCGTCGCGTCGGTGAAGGCGACGGCGGCCCGCGGTGTCGTGACGGAATCAAACGGCGGGTAA
- a CDS encoding ATP-binding cassette domain-containing protein, with translation MNLELASVSYGVDETQILDDVSLTVDAGDVVTVIGPSGAGKTTLLRLAALFERPTEGTVRCDRTDPWALSRDERLALRRRIGMVFQQASLFDAPVARNVDIGRRVRRPWSRRVRDFVDRLAARWLRNSRSVDERTLEALELVGLRDAWDRDAGSLSGGEAQRVSFARALAAEPDLLVLDEPTSDLDPRNMAILERAIDRVRERDHGVLLATHDMHQAERISDRVAFMLEGELVEVGPPERIFENSRDERTARFVRGDLLYDENELPA, from the coding sequence GTGAACCTCGAACTTGCAAGCGTCTCGTACGGCGTCGACGAGACCCAAATCTTGGACGACGTCTCGCTGACGGTCGACGCCGGCGACGTCGTGACGGTGATCGGCCCCTCCGGCGCCGGCAAGACGACGCTGTTGCGCCTGGCCGCCCTGTTCGAGCGCCCGACCGAGGGGACCGTCCGCTGCGACAGGACGGACCCGTGGGCGCTGTCGAGAGACGAGCGCCTCGCCCTCCGGCGGCGGATCGGCATGGTCTTCCAGCAGGCGAGCCTGTTCGACGCGCCGGTCGCGCGCAACGTCGACATCGGCCGGCGGGTTCGCCGGCCGTGGTCCCGGCGGGTCCGGGACTTCGTCGACCGCCTCGCGGCCCGCTGGCTCCGGAACTCGCGGTCGGTCGACGAGCGGACGCTCGAGGCGCTCGAACTCGTCGGCCTCCGGGACGCGTGGGACCGCGACGCCGGCTCACTGTCGGGCGGCGAGGCCCAACGAGTGTCGTTCGCCCGCGCGCTCGCCGCGGAGCCGGACCTGCTCGTGCTTGACGAACCCACCTCCGATCTCGACCCGCGGAACATGGCCATCCTCGAGCGTGCGATCGACCGGGTGCGCGAGCGCGACCACGGTGTCTTGCTCGCGACCCACGACATGCACCAGGCCGAGCGGATCTCGGACCGCGTGGCCTTCATGCTCGAGGGGGAACTGGTCGAGGTCGGCCCGCCCGAGCGGATCTTCGAGAACTCGCGCGACGAGCGGACCGCGCGGTTCGTCCGCGGCGATCTCCTGTACGATGAAAACGAACTTCCCGCCTGA
- a CDS encoding ABC transporter permease, which produces MVFETISDPVYLRSIVRISLTVSLIAVLLSTVLSLPVAFAVGFADFRGKRLVTAAINTGMGFPSVVVGLLVWYVLSNQGPLGTLNLIYTPEAMIVSQCILAAPVITGVALSAVESVDDTVRDAAYGVGGTRADVALITLKEARYGVITGILAGFGRAISEVGSVLIVGGNIAYADGTSKTRTITTAIQFEVRKGEFEIALVLGAVLLVLVLLVNGIVLRLGGR; this is translated from the coding sequence ATGGTATTCGAAACGATTTCCGATCCGGTCTATCTCCGGAGCATCGTCCGGATCTCGCTGACGGTCAGCCTGATCGCCGTCCTGCTGAGCACCGTCCTGAGCCTGCCGGTCGCCTTCGCCGTCGGGTTCGCGGACTTCCGCGGCAAGCGCCTGGTCACGGCCGCGATCAACACCGGGATGGGCTTTCCCAGCGTCGTCGTCGGGCTGCTGGTCTGGTACGTCCTCTCGAATCAGGGACCGCTGGGGACGCTGAACCTCATCTACACGCCCGAGGCGATGATCGTCTCGCAGTGTATCCTCGCCGCGCCGGTGATCACCGGCGTCGCGCTGTCGGCCGTCGAGAGCGTCGACGACACCGTTCGGGACGCGGCCTACGGCGTCGGCGGCACCCGAGCGGACGTGGCACTGATCACCCTCAAGGAGGCGCGTTACGGCGTTATCACCGGCATCCTCGCCGGCTTCGGCCGGGCGATCAGCGAGGTCGGTTCCGTCCTAATCGTCGGCGGCAACATCGCCTACGCCGACGGCACCTCGAAGACCCGTACGATCACGACGGCGATCCAGTTCGAGGTGCGAAAGGGCGAGTTCGAGATCGCGCTCGTGTTGGGCGCCGTGTTGCTCGTCCTCGTCTTGCTCGTCAACGGGATCGTGCTGCGACTCGGGGGGCGCTAA
- a CDS encoding substrate-binding domain-containing protein: MEYRRRTVLRAGAAGVATAVAGCLGRGENDGEASVVGEELALATTTSTYDTGLLDEINAAFQERFGTPVAPNAQGTGQAIESARNGNADVILVHARSQEDEFMRDGYGVNRRGLMFNDFVVVGPSDDPAGVSDADQATAAFDTVANAEATFVSRGDDSGTHSKEEAIWAEAGAEPGDEWYQELGQGMGDTLNHASEAGAYTLADRGTFLSMRDNVDLEIHLQGPIEGGPELLANPYGIMAVNPEVHSNVNYQLAMAYIGFFTSPEGQELIEGYTSEGEQLFYPEALSEDPQFQQYVPEGWQSESSDE, encoded by the coding sequence ATGGAATATCGACGTCGAACGGTACTTCGGGCGGGTGCGGCCGGAGTCGCCACCGCGGTTGCAGGCTGTCTCGGTCGGGGGGAAAACGACGGTGAAGCCTCGGTCGTCGGCGAGGAACTCGCGCTCGCGACGACGACGAGCACGTACGATACGGGGCTGCTCGACGAAATCAACGCGGCCTTTCAGGAGCGCTTCGGCACGCCTGTCGCGCCCAACGCACAGGGGACGGGCCAGGCGATCGAGTCCGCGCGCAACGGGAACGCCGACGTCATTCTGGTCCACGCCCGATCGCAGGAAGACGAGTTCATGCGAGACGGCTACGGCGTCAACCGGCGGGGCCTGATGTTCAACGACTTCGTCGTCGTCGGTCCGAGCGACGACCCGGCTGGCGTAAGCGACGCCGACCAGGCGACCGCCGCCTTCGACACCGTCGCGAACGCGGAAGCGACGTTCGTCTCCCGGGGCGACGACTCCGGGACGCACTCGAAGGAGGAGGCGATCTGGGCAGAGGCCGGCGCCGAACCCGGTGACGAGTGGTACCAGGAGCTCGGTCAGGGAATGGGCGACACGTTGAACCACGCCAGCGAGGCAGGGGCGTATACGCTCGCCGATCGGGGGACATTCCTCTCGATGCGGGACAACGTCGACCTCGAGATCCACCTACAGGGGCCGATCGAGGGCGGACCGGAGCTGCTCGCCAACCCCTACGGGATCATGGCGGTTAATCCGGAGGTCCACTCGAACGTCAACTATCAGCTCGCGATGGCCTACATCGGCTTCTTCACGAGTCCCGAAGGGCAGGAACTCATCGAAGGGTATACCTCGGAAGGCGAGCAGTTGTTCTACCCCGAAGCGCTGTCGGAGGATCCGCAGTTCCAGCAGTACGTTCCGGAGGGGTGGCAGTCGGAATCGTCGGACGAGTAA
- a CDS encoding helix-turn-helix transcriptional regulator: MGSPEDDRSADHVFKPPASPILEAVLQNARNQQYLGTRLDAAGNRIDPDRLSDIVRHGPVLEALREEPRDRREIEAQLDVSRATSHRLMKWLGEQGFVEKVDGRFQLTGRGEAVTDEVLRFEANVSTAHRMGPLLDAICPHHAEFAIEPMVDATVTVAEPSDPYRPVERFISLVNESETFRGFNTTHMAPLSIGEFYQQLFDATESEIVYTPQVVEKLVDTYPNRTNEAIDRGQLTLRTREKLPYGLAIFDDRVGIGGYDDETGLMQAFVDTDSSLAREWADRVYASVKADSTPLDGRVDQ; the protein is encoded by the coding sequence ATGGGATCCCCCGAAGACGATCGATCGGCAGACCACGTGTTCAAGCCACCTGCGTCGCCGATCCTAGAGGCCGTCCTGCAGAACGCACGGAACCAGCAATATCTCGGTACGCGTCTCGACGCGGCCGGTAACCGAATCGATCCGGACCGGCTTAGCGACATCGTGCGCCACGGCCCGGTCCTCGAAGCGCTCCGCGAGGAGCCACGAGACCGTCGAGAGATCGAAGCGCAACTCGACGTCTCGCGGGCGACGAGTCACCGACTGATGAAGTGGCTCGGCGAACAGGGATTCGTCGAGAAGGTCGATGGCCGGTTCCAGTTGACGGGACGTGGCGAGGCGGTCACTGACGAGGTACTTCGATTCGAGGCGAACGTGAGCACCGCCCACCGGATGGGGCCGCTGTTGGACGCGATCTGCCCGCATCACGCGGAGTTCGCCATCGAACCGATGGTCGATGCGACCGTGACCGTCGCGGAACCGTCTGATCCGTATCGGCCAGTCGAGCGGTTCATCTCCCTCGTGAACGAGTCGGAGACGTTCCGTGGGTTCAATACGACGCACATGGCCCCGTTGAGCATCGGCGAATTCTACCAACAGCTATTCGACGCCACCGAGAGCGAGATCGTTTACACGCCGCAGGTCGTCGAGAAACTAGTGGACACGTACCCGAACCGGACGAACGAGGCGATCGATCGCGGGCAGTTAACCCTTCGAACCCGCGAAAAATTACCCTACGGACTCGCGATCTTCGATGACCGCGTCGGGATCGGTGGATACGACGATGAGACGGGGCTGATGCAGGCGTTCGTCGACACGGACTCGTCCCTCGCCCGTGAGTGGGCCGACCGGGTCTACGCATCAGTCAAGGCGGATTCGACCCCACTCGACGGCCGGGTGGATCAGTGA
- a CDS encoding class I SAM-dependent methyltransferase: protein MTPPTLADEPIDEEKLDELVGMAVNELGAAYYAPLIVIGDRLGLYEALADGGPLLPVELAERTDTVEPYVTEWLAAGAAGGYVTYDPETGRYSLTAEQAALLADEDSPAFLAGGYQGLLGYQQSLSEIEADFRTGEGVGWHEQDEDVCHGTERFYRPGYETHLVTEWIPALDGMDARLRAGARVADVGCGHGASTIIMAEAYPDSEFVAIDYHDHSIEAARKRAEEAGVADRISFEVTTAKEYDGADYDLVMMFDAYHDMGDPVGVASHVRETLADDGAWLLVEPFANDRVEDNLNPVGRAFYCASTMACVPNSLDQGGDPVLGAQVGEARLREVITEGGFTRFRRATETPFNLVLEARP from the coding sequence ATGACGCCGCCGACTCTCGCCGACGAACCGATCGACGAAGAAAAATTAGACGAACTCGTCGGGATGGCCGTCAACGAACTCGGAGCGGCCTATTACGCGCCCCTGATCGTCATCGGCGACAGGCTCGGTCTCTACGAGGCGTTGGCCGACGGCGGCCCGCTCCTTCCCGTCGAGTTGGCCGAGCGGACCGACACCGTGGAACCGTACGTCACCGAGTGGCTCGCCGCGGGAGCGGCTGGCGGATACGTCACCTACGATCCCGAAACGGGGCGCTACAGCCTCACGGCCGAGCAGGCGGCGTTGCTGGCCGACGAAGACAGCCCCGCGTTCCTCGCCGGCGGGTACCAGGGTTTGCTGGGCTATCAGCAGAGCCTCTCGGAGATCGAAGCCGATTTCCGAACCGGTGAGGGCGTGGGTTGGCACGAGCAGGACGAGGACGTGTGTCACGGCACCGAGCGTTTCTACCGGCCAGGCTACGAGACTCATCTCGTCACCGAGTGGATCCCCGCGCTCGATGGAATGGACGCGAGGCTCAGGGCGGGTGCGCGTGTGGCTGATGTTGGTTGTGGTCACGGTGCATCGACGATCATCATGGCCGAAGCCTACCCCGATTCGGAGTTCGTCGCCATCGATTACCACGATCACTCGATCGAGGCGGCCCGTAAGCGAGCCGAAGAAGCCGGTGTCGCAGACCGGATCAGTTTCGAGGTAACGACCGCGAAGGAGTACGACGGAGCCGACTACGACCTCGTGATGATGTTCGACGCGTACCACGACATGGGCGATCCGGTCGGCGTGGCGTCACACGTCCGGGAGACGCTCGCCGACGACGGGGCGTGGCTGTTGGTCGAGCCGTTCGCCAACGATCGGGTCGAGGACAACCTGAATCCGGTGGGCAGGGCGTTCTACTGCGCCTCGACGATGGCCTGTGTTCCGAACTCGCTCGACCAAGGCGGTGATCCCGTACTGGGAGCACAGGTTGGCGAAGCGCGTCTCCGTGAGGTGATCACCGAGGGCGGGTTCACTCGGTTCCGTCGAGCGACTGAGACGCCGTTCAACCTCGTACTCGAAGCCAGGCCCTGA
- a CDS encoding FAD-binding oxidoreductase gives MTINAPIDEREYDTLEQRLHGEALQPGDDGYDEARSIWNAMIDREPSVIVCPTGAADVMTAVTFARERDLPLSVKGGGHNVAGNAICDDGLTIDLSSMSSVRVDPAAQTARVGPGATMADLDHETQAFGLATPGGVISTTGVAGVTLGGGIGWLSRKYGLSIDNLRSVDVVTADGEVVTANEDENPDLFWAIRGGSGNFGIVTSFEFDLHEVGPEVLFGPIVYPYEDAPDVFARYEEFTRDAPRECTVWANSVAAPPLPFLPEAVHGTTVLILMGFYAGDLDEGKAVLEPLREFGEPIADAVEPMRYTEAQSLLDDLYAEGARNYWKAPNFTALGEETIDTILEYAERSPTPQSEILIHQVGGAVNDVASDATAYPHRDTEFIVTVAARWEDRTKDDECIAWVRECHDALAETATGGTYVNFEGDREGRERNAYGENYDRLVESKHEYDPENRFRLNQNVKPAD, from the coding sequence ATGACCATCAACGCTCCGATCGACGAGCGCGAATACGACACGCTCGAGCAACGACTCCACGGCGAGGCGCTCCAACCCGGAGACGACGGCTACGACGAGGCTCGATCGATCTGGAACGCGATGATCGACCGGGAACCGTCCGTCATCGTCTGCCCCACCGGGGCAGCCGACGTGATGACCGCGGTGACGTTTGCCCGCGAGCGCGACCTCCCGCTCTCCGTCAAAGGCGGCGGCCATAACGTCGCCGGTAACGCCATCTGTGACGACGGTCTCACGATCGACCTGTCCTCGATGTCGTCGGTGCGGGTCGATCCCGCGGCCCAAACCGCTCGCGTCGGGCCCGGTGCGACGATGGCCGACCTCGACCACGAGACGCAGGCGTTCGGTCTCGCTACGCCTGGCGGCGTCATCTCGACGACCGGCGTCGCCGGAGTCACGCTCGGCGGCGGGATCGGCTGGCTCAGCCGTAAATACGGCCTCTCGATCGACAACCTTCGGTCGGTCGATGTCGTCACCGCGGACGGGGAGGTCGTAACCGCAAACGAAGACGAGAACCCGGATCTCTTCTGGGCGATTCGCGGCGGGAGCGGCAACTTCGGGATCGTCACGTCGTTCGAGTTCGACCTCCACGAGGTCGGCCCGGAGGTGCTCTTCGGACCGATCGTCTACCCGTACGAGGACGCACCCGACGTGTTTGCCCGCTACGAGGAGTTTACCCGTGACGCGCCGCGGGAGTGCACCGTCTGGGCGAACAGCGTCGCGGCGCCGCCGCTCCCGTTCCTTCCCGAAGCGGTCCACGGAACCACGGTTCTCATACTGATGGGATTCTACGCCGGCGATCTCGACGAGGGCAAGGCGGTGCTCGAACCGCTCCGCGAGTTCGGTGAGCCCATCGCCGACGCCGTCGAACCGATGCGCTACACGGAGGCCCAGAGCCTTCTGGACGACCTGTACGCCGAGGGGGCTCGAAACTACTGGAAGGCGCCCAATTTCACGGCGCTCGGCGAGGAGACGATCGACACCATCCTCGAGTACGCCGAACGGTCCCCGACCCCGCAATCCGAGATACTCATCCATCAGGTCGGCGGGGCCGTCAACGATGTCGCGTCGGATGCGACCGCATACCCCCACCGGGACACGGAGTTCATCGTAACCGTCGCCGCGCGCTGGGAGGACCGGACGAAAGACGACGAGTGCATCGCGTGGGTGCGAGAGTGTCACGACGCGCTCGCTGAAACCGCGACGGGCGGGACGTACGTCAACTTCGAGGGCGACCGCGAAGGCCGTGAGCGGAACGCGTACGGCGAGAACTACGACCGACTCGTCGAGTCGAAACACGAGTACGACCCGGAGAACCGCTTCCGGTTGAATCAAAACGTGAAACCAGCAGACTAG
- a CDS encoding S8 family peptidase, translating to MPDEIADIGNLSRRNILKTVGAAGLTLGGIAGATSIQAQDTGMEEQLSTLDGQDRFNVEYADERGAERAKAVAEEVIYDIDPLNTVTIEASPEGLQELSEADPIEFIEADPRYRTGLPPQEIRVHDPDGQIVPWGVDRIGAPVAHEKGIRGETSHVAVINTGIDSTHEDLSASVGEGVAFTPCQGDCDAPWDDDHGHGTHVAGTIGALDNQLGVLGVAPETTLHAAKVLNQNGIGFASDVALGILWTAVQGYDVANMSLGGPFSPLVQAAVEFASEQGVLLISSAGNEAGPVSYPASADEVLAVSATTSDDELAWFSNFGPEIELAAPGVDVLSTFPNDNYGVLSGTSMASPHVSGTGALLMALGFTAGEARTFMMETAEDIGLPPEEQGAGLVNAAAVATHLKNKQEKSKTTH from the coding sequence ATGCCTGATGAGATAGCGGACATCGGCAATCTCAGCCGGCGGAATATCCTTAAAACGGTGGGCGCAGCAGGTCTCACGTTGGGCGGGATCGCAGGTGCGACCAGTATCCAAGCACAAGATACTGGAATGGAGGAGCAACTGAGCACGCTCGACGGCCAAGACAGATTCAACGTTGAATATGCCGACGAGAGGGGAGCTGAGAGAGCAAAAGCCGTGGCAGAAGAGGTCATTTATGATATCGATCCACTCAATACGGTCACCATTGAGGCGTCTCCCGAGGGGTTGCAGGAACTCTCCGAGGCTGACCCCATCGAGTTTATAGAAGCCGATCCGCGGTATCGAACCGGTCTGCCGCCACAGGAGATTCGGGTCCACGATCCAGACGGCCAAATAGTCCCCTGGGGCGTTGATCGGATCGGTGCGCCGGTTGCACACGAGAAGGGAATCCGAGGCGAAACGTCTCATGTCGCGGTGATCAATACGGGAATCGATTCCACGCACGAGGACCTGTCCGCAAGCGTGGGTGAGGGGGTTGCGTTCACGCCGTGTCAAGGAGACTGCGATGCACCGTGGGATGATGATCACGGTCACGGAACGCACGTCGCCGGAACGATCGGTGCGCTTGACAACCAGCTCGGTGTTCTCGGCGTGGCGCCGGAAACCACACTGCATGCCGCGAAGGTGCTGAATCAGAACGGGATCGGATTCGCTTCGGATGTCGCACTTGGCATCCTCTGGACCGCTGTACAGGGGTACGATGTGGCGAACATGAGTTTAGGCGGGCCGTTCTCGCCACTTGTCCAGGCTGCCGTCGAGTTTGCGTCTGAGCAAGGAGTCTTACTGATCTCCTCAGCAGGAAACGAGGCCGGTCCGGTGAGCTATCCCGCATCTGCGGACGAAGTTCTCGCGGTGAGCGCGACGACCTCCGACGACGAACTCGCGTGGTTCTCAAACTTCGGTCCCGAAATCGAGCTCGCGGCACCCGGTGTGGACGTCCTTTCGACCTTCCCGAACGATAACTACGGCGTACTCAGCGGGACATCGATGGCGTCACCACATGTGAGTGGGACAGGTGCATTACTGATGGCACTCGGGTTTACTGCTGGCGAAGCGCGAACCTTCATGATGGAGACGGCAGAGGACATCGGTCTCCCGCCCGAAGAACAAGGCGCTGGTCTAGTCAACGCCGCAGCCGTTGCGACCCACCTGAAGAACAAACAGGAGAAAAGCAAGACGACCCACTGA
- a CDS encoding DUF5789 family protein has protein sequence MADDKRGRDKQAHDAERRQQEREIATELERGDEIEPSVEAEELADFEAELEELTFPATGIEVAAAIGDRKIESVEGSYSIEELVPETDEETFDSPAAVRVQVQRPTVAAAMKRVVEASKTLRNTDFSWTQRKAYEKTFQELKAIDADDDDEGIQAISDWIVEQIRDKETLPTSRAVRREAAKFCRANGYQVRNDEWLGI, from the coding sequence ATGGCAGACGATAAGCGCGGTCGAGACAAGCAAGCACACGACGCTGAAAGACGCCAGCAAGAGCGTGAAATTGCCACAGAACTGGAGCGCGGGGACGAAATAGAGCCATCGGTGGAAGCGGAGGAACTCGCCGATTTTGAGGCGGAACTTGAAGAGCTGACATTCCCGGCGACGGGGATCGAGGTCGCCGCGGCGATCGGCGATCGTAAGATCGAATCGGTCGAGGGGAGCTACAGTATCGAGGAACTAGTACCGGAGACAGACGAGGAGACGTTCGACTCTCCAGCTGCCGTCCGGGTGCAGGTACAGCGGCCGACAGTTGCCGCGGCCATGAAACGGGTCGTGGAAGCCAGCAAGACGCTTCGGAATACGGATTTCAGTTGGACACAGCGCAAGGCTTACGAGAAGACCTTCCAAGAACTCAAAGCGATCGACGCCGATGACGACGATGAAGGGATCCAAGCCATCAGCGACTGGATCGTCGAGCAAATCCGCGACAAAGAAACGCTCCCGACGTCCCGGGCGGTACGCCGAGAAGCGGCGAAGTTCTGTCGGGCGAACGGATATCAGGTCCGAAACGACGAGTGGCTCGGGATATAG
- a CDS encoding DUF2270 domain-containing protein, with amino-acid sequence MTDSGNDEFDPTAPDQREIGREMVDDSTGLGSVMAHAYRGEIDRVGTWRQRLDESTTWAVTLMAAILTWAFSSTDNPHYILLIGIVIVTIFLGIEARRYRDYDVFRSRARVIQENLFANALDPSQGTESHDWRAELSSDYRRPTLKVSLYEALANRLQRVYLALLSVLLVAWVFRITAFAPRQDWLTTAEIARIPGIAVVAVVGVFYVVLLGITFWPRERHAKGEFREGDTDDWKETDR; translated from the coding sequence ATGACCGATTCGGGTAACGACGAGTTCGACCCAACAGCACCAGACCAACGGGAGATTGGCCGCGAAATGGTTGACGACAGTACGGGACTCGGTTCGGTGATGGCCCACGCCTATCGCGGAGAGATAGACCGAGTGGGGACATGGCGGCAGCGCCTCGACGAGTCGACGACGTGGGCGGTGACGCTGATGGCAGCAATCTTGACGTGGGCGTTTTCGAGTACCGATAATCCACACTATATCTTGCTGATCGGGATCGTTATCGTCACCATCTTTCTGGGCATCGAAGCACGGCGGTACCGGGACTACGATGTCTTTCGCTCTCGTGCCCGAGTCATCCAAGAGAACCTGTTCGCAAACGCCCTCGATCCGTCCCAAGGCACCGAAAGTCACGACTGGCGAGCGGAACTGAGCAGTGACTATCGTAGGCCGACGCTGAAAGTCTCGTTATACGAAGCACTCGCAAACCGACTCCAGCGTGTGTACCTTGCTCTGCTCAGTGTCCTCTTGGTCGCATGGGTCTTCAGGATTACAGCGTTCGCGCCGCGCCAAGACTGGCTGACAACCGCTGAAATCGCCCGTATCCCCGGGATTGCTGTGGTTGCCGTTGTGGGTGTGTTCTACGTCGTACTGCTGGGCATCACCTTCTGGCCCCGCGAGCGCCATGCCAAGGGTGAATTTCGTGAAGGGGACACGGACGACTGGAAAGAGACAGACCGATAA
- a CDS encoding DUF7511 domain-containing protein yields the protein MTVNEASPSDEVQSGAAPLELLADKGDDGVWTAVPANATGDERVSKWLEIDADAVCDLDTWR from the coding sequence ATGACGGTCAACGAGGCCTCCCCTTCCGACGAGGTGCAGTCCGGTGCGGCGCCGCTCGAGTTGCTCGCCGACAAGGGCGACGACGGCGTCTGGACCGCCGTGCCCGCCAACGCGACCGGTGACGAACGGGTGAGTAAGTGGCTCGAGATCGACGCCGACGCGGTCTGCGATCTCGATACCTGGCGGTGA